The Cloacibacillus sp. sequence CCTGCCTTTCGACCGCTCTTGCCTTCGTCTACGCCTACGCGCTTACGAGGGCGGCCGTGCCAGCAAAGCGGCTGCTGCGCTTTACCGCGATGCTGCCGCTTTTTGCGCCGACGATGATGTTTGGGATAGCTCTGGTCTACCTGATAGGCAACAAAGGGCTTCTTTCGATGGCGGGACTTTCACTTCCGCTTTACGGCCCGCTTGGGATAATCGTCTGCGAGGCGGTCTACACCTTCCCGCAGGCCTTTCTGATACTCTCCGTCACGCTCTCCTACTGCGACAACAGGCTCTACGAGGCGGCGCGCGTAATGGGGACGGGCGCGTTCCGCACCTTCCGAACGGTGACGCTGCCAGGCGCCAAGTTCGGAATCATCAGCGCGTGGCTCGTCTCATTCACGCTCTGCTTTGCGGACTTCGGCGCGCCGAAGGTGGTCGGCGGAAACTACAGCGTGCTTGCGACGGACTTCTACNNNNNNNNNNTCGGCATGGGCGCGGTAGTGGGACTGCTTTTGATGACGCCGGCGCTTGTCATGTTCGTCACCGACAGGCTGACGCGCACCGCACACGACGCTACAGTCTCGTCGCGCAGCGTCT is a genomic window containing:
- a CDS encoding ABC transporter permease subunit, whose translation is MIKVKNGSRFQLFLLVFSILFLLAAVVCPMTALFAKAFQANDGRFIGLANFREYFTQPHLVRSLTNSLFVSFTVSCLSTALAFVYAYALTRAAVPAKRLLRFTAMLPLFAPTMMFGIALVYLIGNKGLLSMAGLSLPLYGPLGIIVCEAVYTFPQAFLILSVTLSYCDNRLYEAARVMGTGAFRTFRTVTLPGAKFGIISAWLVSFTLCFADFGAPKVVGGNYSVLATDFY